AATAGGTGGATTATACCCGCCAGCATGGGCGTATTTCAGTTTAACGCGGCGACCCCTTACTAACGGCGGCTGATGATCGGCTTGCGCCATATCCATAATACGTCGCAACATCGCTGTAGATATACGCTTAGTGGCCGATTCATAAGCTTCATTAACTGAATCGAATAAATGACCAACACCTGTGCCATGCAGAGCTGAAATAAAGTGGATACGAGCAAAGTCAATAAATCCTAAGCGACGATCGAGCTCTGTTTTAATCCGTGTTTTAACATACTCATCCAATCCATCCCACTTATTGACTGCTAAGACAATAGAGCGGCCTGCATTTAACGCAAAACCAAGTAAACTCAAGTCTTGATCACTGATCCCGTCACGTGCATCAACAACGATTAAAACAACATTCGCATCTTCGATGGCTTTTAACGTTTTAATGACTGAAAACTTCTCAACCACATCACTGACCTTTTTGCGTTTACGCACACCGGCAGTGTCAATTAAGACATATTCTCTTTCATTGCGAGTCATCGGAATGTAAATCGAGTCCCGAGTAGTCCCAGGCATATCGTACACAATCACACGTTCTTCACCCAAAATACGGTTAGTTAACGTTGACTTACCCACATTCGGGCGACCAATAATTGCGAGCTTTATCGGTTTATCAGCAAACTCATGATGAATATCAGGCTCTTGCCCTTCTTCATAAAACTCATCAAAGTGCTCAAGTTCTGGGTCTTCTTCTTCAACGCCATGAATGCGAACAAACTCTTCAATAACAGGTTGTAATGCTGTTTCAAGTAATTGAGTGACTCCTCGGCCATGAGAAGCAGCAATTTGATGCACTTCGCCGAGGGCTAATTGATAAAACTCAGCACAGCTAGAGTCAGCATCTAAGCCATCTATTTTATTGGCGACAAGAAAGATGCTCTTTTCTTGTTTACGAAGATGGTTAGCGATTGCTTGATCTGCAACAGTCATCCCAGCACGGGCATCAACAAGAAACAAAACAACGTCAGCCTCTTCAATCGCAAGTAACGATTGATCAGCCATTTCTGTTTCAATTCCTTCTTCAGAACCGTCAATTCCGCCAGTATCCACGACGATAAACTCATACTCATCATACTTTGCTTGGCCATATTTACGGTCACGTGTTAGGCCTGGAAAATCCGCGACAAGTGCGTCACGGGTACGAGTTAAACGATTAAATAATGTGGATTTACCAACATTTGGTCGCCCCACTAGAGCGATCACCGGAAGCATAAACAACCCCTTATAAAAACAACAAAAGGCTTCGCGACGCGAAGCCTAACATACCAATCACTTTAAATAAGTCAGCAAGATCTGCTATTTGCTATTAAATGCGATTGGTATCAACATAATAACAACTTAATTTTATGGTG
This region of Pseudoalteromonas ulvae UL12 genomic DNA includes:
- the der gene encoding ribosome biogenesis GTPase Der, with product MLPVIALVGRPNVGKSTLFNRLTRTRDALVADFPGLTRDRKYGQAKYDEYEFIVVDTGGIDGSEEGIETEMADQSLLAIEEADVVLFLVDARAGMTVADQAIANHLRKQEKSIFLVANKIDGLDADSSCAEFYQLALGEVHQIAASHGRGVTQLLETALQPVIEEFVRIHGVEEEDPELEHFDEFYEEGQEPDIHHEFADKPIKLAIIGRPNVGKSTLTNRILGEERVIVYDMPGTTRDSIYIPMTRNEREYVLIDTAGVRKRKKVSDVVEKFSVIKTLKAIEDANVVLIVVDARDGISDQDLSLLGFALNAGRSIVLAVNKWDGLDEYVKTRIKTELDRRLGFIDFARIHFISALHGTGVGHLFDSVNEAYESATKRISTAMLRRIMDMAQADHQPPLVRGRRVKLKYAHAGGYNPPIIVIHGNQVHDLPDSYKRYLMNYYRKALKIMGTPIKIEFREGDNPFAGRINKMTLSQQRQRKRISKMHSKK